TTGCCAACCTCAGTCCATCAGGGCAACAGCGGTATGAAACGCTGCGCCATCCGATGATGCTCTTCCCCGGTGGTTTTTTCTACCTGGCTCTTAAGCCCCGACTGGCCCTGATCCTCGGTGCCTATGGATTTGTCGTGCATCTCGTCACCTGTCTACGGCAGCGTCCGGGCATGGGGCTCGGCAAGATGATCAGGTCGTATCAATCCAAAACCTGGTACACAACGGCGGAATTCTGGGACTTGCTCCTGAACAATATCTGCGTGGTAGGCAGTTGGATTGCTCTCAGTTATCTCCTCGGAGCGGGCTTTTTCCTAAGCGTCTATTCCATCACCCTCACCTGTGCCGCCGCAATTTTTATCTGCGTCTTCTTTGTTCAACATAACTTCGATACCTCCTACGCCCACACCACAGAAGGCTGGGATTATCTATCAGGGGCGATCGAGGGCAGTAGTTATCTGATGTTGCCGACGATCCTTAAATGGTTTTCCGCAGACATCGGCTACCACAACATTCATCATCTGTCGTCACGCATTCCCAACTATCACCTAGAAGCCTGTCACCAAGCGAATGCTCATCTCTTAAAACAGGTTAAACGATTGAGAATGGCAGATATGCCAGACTGTTTTAAGTTTATCCTCTGGGATGCACCGTCTAATCGCCTCGTCTCCATTGCCGAGTTTCGACAGATGGAACAGAGGGCAGCGGATGCAGCTGTTCCAGCCGATAGCCTGCCCTACGCAAGCACCCATCACTAGGCTCTGTTTTAAAACCTGCTAAACCCCTTGATCTTTCGTACAAGAGAATCAGGGTTTGGGTGAGTTTTAAAACACGCCCTAGATCTGCTGACTGCTGAGCAAGTCGTGGGAGCAAGTCGTTGTTTTCAGGTTTGTAACCTCCGGAATGGCTGAGAGGAAGATGGTAGTCTACCTGTAGATGTGCATCCAGGCATAATACCAATTCTTGGATGGCTCGCTACATGTTGCCCTCACCCTCAATCCCTCTCCCAGAGAAAGAGGGACGTTGAGGCCTCTGAAGCTATGTAGCGACAGGTTGAAGAATTGATATAAGAACGCTCTGGAATGCAGGTCTTGGCTAGGTTAGAGGGTCGTTGAATGATGCTACAGTACTTAGTTTCTATTGTGGTCAAGTCGATTCTAGCCTGTGTTGTTGTGGGATATATAGCGATGAATGAACAGGCAGGGCAAGCCCGCGTTGGGCAACATCAAACCGTACAGGGGCAGATGATGGCTGATATCCAATCGTCGTCGCCTACGGAGCCGCAAGGGATTCGTGGACGAGTTGTCCAATTAACCGGAAATTTTATGCCTAGAGGGGGGCGATCAGGCGATCGCCAGAGCCAGCAGCCTGTACAAACAACGGTTTGGATCTTTTCAGGACAGATCTCCGGCGATAGTCCTCGCTGGGCAGTGCAAGAGG
This portion of the Leptolyngbya sp. CCY15150 genome encodes:
- a CDS encoding fatty acid desaturase; amino-acid sequence: MVKKSDFVLAPYMTSNDWRATYQLLNTVVPYILLWILAARAASMAWWLLPPIMVLITLFSVRCFSLMHDCGHYSLFRSKRVNRVVGFFLGVINAIPQYPWSRGHAYHHKTNGDWQQYRGPSAILSTEEFANLSPSGQQRYETLRHPMMLFPGGFFYLALKPRLALILGAYGFVVHLVTCLRQRPGMGLGKMIRSYQSKTWYTTAEFWDLLLNNICVVGSWIALSYLLGAGFFLSVYSITLTCAAAIFICVFFVQHNFDTSYAHTTEGWDYLSGAIEGSSYLMLPTILKWFSADIGYHNIHHLSSRIPNYHLEACHQANAHLLKQVKRLRMADMPDCFKFILWDAPSNRLVSIAEFRQMEQRAADAAVPADSLPYASTHH
- a CDS encoding carboxypeptidase-like regulatory domain-containing protein, with the protein product MLQYLVSIVVKSILACVVVGYIAMNEQAGQARVGQHQTVQGQMMADIQSSSPTEPQGIRGRVVQLTGNFMPRGGRSGDRQSQQPVQTTVWIFSGQISGDSPRWAVQEAEHHAQLLGQVTSDAHGEFWVELPAGSYTLMAQYDTDLYLNSFSGDGYYTSVDVRPGEVADVTLTNHEQATF